TCGCGCTTTTCGGCCGCAAGATCAATCTTTCCGAGCACCCGCTGGCGTTCATCGACCTCTTGCGGCGCATCGTCGAGGGCGAGGTCACTCCGGTCGAAGCCGTCAAAGCCTACCATGGCGTGCTGCAGCAAAGCGGACTCCGCCCGCAGCGTCCTTTGCAACAGGACCTTCAATTGACGCGCAACAAAATGAGCTACCGCTGATGACGGCAACGCGCGAGCTTGTGAAACATCTCAGCTCTTTCGCCTCTACCGATCATACCCGGAAGCCAAACATTTTTTCTCCGTCAATCCGCCCGCCACTATGAAACGGTCCGAAATCAACGCCATGCTTCGGGAAGCCGAATCCTGCTTTCGTCAGCATCATTGGGCTCTCCCGCCCAACCCTCGCTGGGATATCACCGACTTCGGTCTCGGCAACTTCGCGCGCTGCGGACTCACCCTCATCAACCTCGCCGAGGAGCCCGAGTATTGCGAAAAGCTGATGTATGCGCGGGAGAACCAAATCACCCCGGCACATACCCACGCCAAAAAGAAAGAGGACATCATTTGCCGCCACGGCCGGCTGACTTTGCAGCTATGGTCCGGTCATCCGGAGGCGGCCGCACAACCTGACCGGTTCTCCATCCGGGTCAACGGCGAGGAGCGGCACCATGCGCAAGGAGGCGAGTTGACCCTTTCGGCCGGCGAAAGAATCACCCTCACGCCGGGGATTTATCACGCATTTTGGGCCAGCGCGCCCGAGACGATCATCGGGGAAGTTTCCACCGCCAATGATGACGCCAATGACAACTTTTTCGTCGATCCCGACATCGGCCGTTTCCCCGGCATCGAAGAGGACGAGCCCGCCACCGTTCGTCTCGTCAGCGAGAAGCAATCGTGAATCCGCAAGCGCTCGCCGGAACTCTGACCGCCCGATCGGGCGAAATCCCCAAGCACCGCGTTGTCACGGGCTTCGACGGTTTTGTGGACGAAATGATTTCGCTCGTTGCCGAGCGCAAAAGCCTCGAACGCTTCGCGCGCGTTGAACATATCGACCAGTTCGGCGACCTCGTCAAAGCGGCCGCCGGTCACTCCAGCCTCCGCGAAATCGTCGTCACCCAAACCGATCCCGGCGGTTGCGCCGTGAACATGGGCGACGGCCTCGCAACCTTGGGGGTGGCGGTGACGACATTTGCCACCGTGGGCCAACCCGTCCACGCGGCCTTCGATGCCTATTCCCGGATAGCGACACTGCACAGCTGGGGCCGCGAACCCGGACGCACCCTCGCCTTCGAGTTCGCCGACGGCAAACTCATGTTCTCCTCGGTCAGTCATCTCGCCGAATTCACCCCGGACTATGTCAAACAGCGGCTTGCCGAACAGGATTTTGAAAAATCCTGCAGGGCGGCCGACCTGATTGCTTTCGTGGATTGGACGCTTTACCCGCACATGACGGCCTGCTGGCAACTTCTTGCCGAGCAGGTTTTCGCCAAATTGGAGCATCGTCCTTTTTTGTTTCTGGACCTTGTCGACCCCTCGTCGCGATCCCGGGCCGACATCGAAGCCATGCTCGAAGGACTCCCCTTGTTGAACCGCCATTGCCGGACAACGCTCGGACTGAACCAGAACGAAGCGAACATCCTCTCCGACATCCTCTCCCAACCGCATGAAAAGCGTCCCGAGATGGACGGGGCGGCCGGGCAGGCAAAAGCGCTGCAGGGCGCTTTGGGGATCGACGAAGTTGTGATTCACGCCACGCGCTTTGCCGTCCTCGCCAATGAAGACGGCACCGCCCAGGCCCCCGGTCCTTACTGCGAAAAACCCGTCAAATCCACGGGCGCGGGCGACCGTTTCAACGCCGGCTATGCCCTCGGCTTGGTTCTGCACTTGCCTCCCGAAGACAGGCTCCTTCTCGGCAACGCCACCTCCGGCGCCTATGTGCGTTCGGGAACAAGTCCTTCGATTTCCGAAGTTATCCAGCTTCTCCAAAACTACCCGCAACGATAAACGGTCGCTCTCCCGGTGTTGGCGCTCCGGCTCCCGGTTCAGCCAAAAGGTGCAGGGCGGCACGGAACAATCTTGTTCCTCGTGCCAAAGGAAGGATCCGCGAACCCGGGTGTTTGATTTCGTGATCGCGACTGCGACCGAAGCTCAGTGCCCGCGCCGGAGCCAGTTGTCTCCGATTTCCTCGAGGGTGCGTCCCCGGGTTTCGGGCAGCAGCGTCTTGCCGAAGAGCAGCGAAAGCAGGGAAATTCCGGAGAACACCCAGAAGGCCGCCGCCTCGGTGCCGACCAAACTCCGCGACCAACTCATCATGAGCGGGAAGATGGTTGATGCGAGAAAGATGGTTAGCCACAAAAACGTCACGATGGCCGAAACCGCCTTGGCCCGGATGCGGGTGGGGTAAATCTCCGGGATCATCAGCCAAGGCAGGCCGCCGAGGGCCAGCGCATGCGGAATGGCGCAGAGCATCACCACCGCGAGCACGGCATAACCTTTGATGTGGTATTGAAACACCAACCCGGCCAGGAACATTGCCACACACATCCCCACCGAAGCCACGTTCCACAGCGGCCGGCGCCCCCAGCGGTCCACCACGAACATGGACCCGATGGTCACCGCCCCCATGAAAGCATAAGCCACCACAAACTGCATGATGGCGTCAGCCGTATCCGGAAACCCCCCGATCTTGAAGAGCGTGGGAAGATACATCGCGATCCCGCTCCAGCCGGTGAAGTTGTTGAAAAACGCCAGCAGCAGACCCACCAGCAAGGCACTCCGCATTCCGGGTGCCCAGAACTCCCGCCAACCACCCTCTTCCTGCTGGAGCGAGGCACGGATGCCGGTCATTTCCTGGCGGGCGAAGTCCTCGCCGCCGATCCGCGCGAGAACCGCGCCGGCTTCCTCATCGCGGCCCTCCTCGGCCAGCCAGCGGGGACTTTCCGGCATGGGAAAGAGCAGGCCCACGAAACAAACGATCGCCACCATCTGCGAGAAAAACATCCATCGCCAGCTCACCGAGTCCGGCAGAAGCAATGCGAGAAAGTAGCAGGCCAGACCCGCCGACAAAGCGCCGATCACGACAGCCACCTGATACATCAGCCCCATGGCGCCGCGGGATTTGGGCGACGAAATTTCCGCGATATACATCGGCGAAGCCACCGAGCAGATGCCGCAACCCACGCCGCCCAAGATGCGAAAGAAGTTGAACACCCACATATTCGGGGCCAAGGCGGTGAAGATCGCGTTGACGGCCAGCAGCAGCGAAGCAAAAATCAGGCTCTTCTTGCGGCCGAACCGGTCGCACAGCCACGCCCCCAGAAAAGGCCCCGCCACGCATCCCAGCACGCCGCTCGATGTGGCAAAGGCAAACTCCGCTTCCGAGAGGTTGAATTGTTGCCGCATGATGGTGTTGGCCCCGGCCATCAACGACAGGTCGTAGCCGAAAATGAAGGCGCCGAGGGCGGCGACCAGCGCCACCAAAAATCCGTAAACGGGATGAGGAGTATTGGAAGAAGAGTTCATAGGAGGTTGGATAGGTTGGAGAGTTACAGGCCCGGGACGTAGCCTTTGCCAAATTTGGCCTCGAGCGGCTGGCTCCATTGCTCGCCAAACGGAAGCCAGGAAGTTGTCCCGCCGTCCACGATCAATGTTTGCCCCAGAAAATAACGCGCATCCCCGGTAGCCAAAAACACCGCGACTTTGGCGATGTCCGGCGGCAATGCCACGAATCCGCACGGAATGCTGCTCCCCAGCTGTGCGGACAGGTCTTGGCCCGCCGCCGCTTTCGTGGTGTTCTCGACCCAAACGCCACCCGGTGCCAACCCTACGACCCGGATGCCCCGCGTCGCCAGTTCCACTGCCAGCTCCCGCGTGTAGGAGACAATCGCCCCCTTGGTGCCCGCATAGACGGAATGTTCGCGCATGCCTTGGTAGGCATGCACCGACGACAAGTTGATCACCACTCCCCGGGCCTGCTCCAGCGGGGCCAGCAACCGCTGGGTGAGAAAAAACTGCGCCCGCACATTGACCCGATACAGCGTGTCGAACTGCTCCGGCGTCACCTGCTCGAACGGCAGGTTCATCGTGATCCCGGCGTTGTTCACCAAAAGATCGATCCCTCCCAGCGCCGCCACAGCCTCATCGGCCAGGCGCCGGACATCGTCCAAGTTATTGAAGTCCGCCTGCACGGCACTCGCGCGAACACCCAAGGCCTCTGCTTCTGCCACTCCGCTGTGCGCACCGCCCGGGCTGCGCGAATAGTGGAAAACCACGTCCGCACCCTCGCGGGCATACTCAAGGGCGATTTCCCGGCCGATGCCGGTGCCGGATCCGGTGACCAATGCTTTGCGACCTTTAAGGCGATTTGTGCTCATGGGGTTGGGGGATGTGGTGCTGACAAGAAGTGTGTGGCGATAAAGCGCAACGATCTCCGTGTCAAGCTATGGGACTTTTGACTTGATAGGTCTTAGGATGTCATACATCATATGTAAAGAGTCAAATTACGCCTCTCCGGCATGTTAAGTTCCACTCTGTCCAAATCCACCGCGCCCGACCTCTTTCAAATGGGCGGCAAAGTCGTCCTGCTGACCGGTGCCGCCGGCGGTTTCGGTCGCGCCCTTGCCCAAGGCTTCGCCCAATTCGGAGCCTCCTTGGTGCTCGTGGATCAAGAAGCCATGGCGCTGCAAGCGCTGGCCACGGAACTTGAAACCAACGGCACTCCGTGCCTCGCCTGCGCAGCTGATGTCTCGGTGGAATCCGAAGTTGCCCTGGTCACAGCCCGCGCCTTGGAACACTTCAACCGGATTGATGTCCTGCTGCACGTGGCGGGCGCCGCCAAGCTTTCGCCGGTCACCGAGATGAGCACGGCGGATTTTGATTTCACCATCGGCTCCCATCTCCGGGGGACGTTTTTTCTGGTCCGCGAGACGGGCCGCATCATGTGCCGGCAGGGCGGCGGCAGCGTCGTGCTCATGAGCAGCCTCGCCAGCCAGCGCGCTCTTGGCCGGGGAACGGGTCCCTACGCAGCGGCCAAAGCCGGCGTGAATGCCTTGGTCCGCGAACTGGCCGTCGAATGGGCTCCGCACAACATCCGCGTCAATGCGGTCGCCCCCTGTCAGTTTCGCACACCGGGATTGCTCGCGATGCTGGCCGATCCCAACTTCAACCCCGGCGGCGACTTGCAAAACCGCATGGTTTCAGCGATCCCGCTCGGCCGCCTCGGGGAACCCGCGGAACTCGTGGGCCCCTGCGTGTTCCTGGCTTCGGAGGCCGGCAGCATGGTCACCGGCCAAGTGCTCTTCGTGGACGGCGGCTACACGGCAAAATAAAAAACGGGAAACTCTGTCATGAACATCAACTCCCTCTCCCGGCGACGCACGCTCGTTGACAGCGTCGTGGATCAGGTGCGCAACAATATCGAGTCAGGCGCCATCAAGCCCGGCGACCGACTCCCCAGCGAGTTCGAACTTTGCGACCGCTTCGGCGTCAGCCGCACGGTGATCCGCGAGGCGACCCGGCGGCTGCAGGCGCTGGGATTGGTGGAGGTCCGGCGCGGGCGAGGTTTGTTCGTGGGCAATCAGGACAGCGTGCGCGACACGGTGCAGGTGATCCGCAGCTCCCTGTCGGTCTCCCTGGCCGATCTGGCCAAATTCACCGACTTTCGCAATGCCATCGAGAGCCATGCCGCACGGCAGGCCGCCCTCAAGGCCACTGCCGGCGATGTCGAGAAGCTGCAGGACTTGTGCGACCGACTCACGAGCACGGTTGAGAAGGACGAGGATCTCGAGGCGACCCAAAGGCTGGACATCGCGTTTCACCAGCACATTGCGAAGATCGCCGGAAACGACCTGCTGGCGCAGATTCTCCAACTCGTGGAGGACATGATGCGGAAATCCATTGTGCAAAGCACGCAGGGCCAAATTCTGGACCCGGTCGCCATACGTCTTCTGCACCAGAAAATTGTCGATGCCATCCGGGACCGCGATCCCTTGCGGGCGGAACAAGCCATGCGGGAGCACATGGAAGCGGTGCAGCAGCGCCTGGAAGAATGCGCGCGACACGACAAACCGGCCGACCTTGCAAAATCATGAAGGTCATACGCTATCAAAAAGCCGGCTCGCCGCCGCAATACGGATCGCTCAATGACGACGGCACGGCGTGCGCGCTCGCCGGCAGCATCGAGTCGGGCTTCACGCCGACCGCGCAGACGGTTTCGGGCTTCGACCTGCTTCCGCCGGCCGAGCCGCCGGCCATTTACTGCATCGGCGCCAATTACCGGCACCATATCGAGGAATGCGGCGGCATGAAAGTGCCCGAGCGTCCCCTCGTTTTCATGAAGGGAATCAACGCGCTGCAAGCCCATGGAAAGCCCATCCGCATACCGAGAGTCTGCTCCGCAACGGAGGTGGACTACGAATGCGAATTGGCGGTGGTCATCGGCAAAGCCTGCAAGAATGCCACGCGGGCCAGTGCGCTCGATCACGTCTTCGGCTACACCTGCGCCAATGACGTGAGCGCGCGGGACTGGCAGCTCAATCTCGGCGGCGGCCAATGGTGCCGGGGCAAAGGCTTTGACACCTTCCTGCCGCTCGGACCCGTTTTGGTCACGGCCGACGAAATTCCCGATCCCAACGAACTTCGTCTCGGCACCATCCTGAACGGCCAGACCGTGCAGGATTGGAACACCAACGACATGGTGTTCGATGTGGCCGCGATCATCGAATTTCTCAGCCAGGATACCACCCTGCTGCCCGGCACGGTGATCATCACCGGCACTCCGCACGGCGTGGGCATGGCGCGCAAGCCTGCCCTCTGGCTCAAACCCGGCGACACCGTCGAGGTGGAAATCGAAAAAATCGGTCGCCTCACCAATCCGGTGCAAGCCGCCAACTGATCTCCAAAAATGAAAAACAAAAAGTCCACCCCACCCGCACCGGCCAAGGAATTCGCCGGCTTGAATCGCGAGCAGTTGCTCGACCTTTACCGCAGCATGTCGCTGCTGCGCATTTTCGAGGCCGAAGCGCAGAAAGCTTACCGTGCAGGCGAGATGCCGGGCTTCATCCACCTTTACATCGGCGAGGAGGCCACCGGTGTGGGCGTCTGCGCACACCTGCGCGCGGATGACTGGATCACCAGCACGCACCGCGGACACGGCCACGCGCTGGCCAAGGGCGTGAGCCCCCGCGAAGTCATGGCCGAACTCTACGGCCGGGCCACCGGTTGCTGCGGCGGCCGCGGCGGCACCATGCACCTCTACCAGCCCAAGGTCGGCCTCTTCGGCACCAACGGTTTTGTCGGCGGCGGCATTCCGTCCGCCGTCGGCGTGGGCATGAGCGCCAAAAAACGCGGCACCGACCAGGTGTCCGTGGCCTTCTTCGGCGACGGCGCGGTCCAGCACGCCACCTTCCACGAATCGATCAACCTGGCCGGCATCCAACGCGCGCCCGTTGTCTTCGTCTGCGAAAACAATCTCTACGGCACCGCCACGGCGTTGTCCGATGTCACCGCCAACGTGGAAATCGCCACCAAGGCCGCCGCTTACGGCATTCCCGGAATTGCCGTCGATGGCAACGACGTCATCGCCGTTTACGAAGCCATGCGCGAAGCCGTGACCCGCGCCCGTTCCGGCCAGGGCCCCACGCTCATCGAAGCGAAAACTTACCGCGTCGTCGGCCACCACGAAGGCGATCCGCTCGTCGGCACTTACCGCAACCAGGAAGAAATCGACGACTGGCTCGCGCGCTGCCCTCTCAAAACTTTCCGCGACCGCTTGATCGCGGCGGGACTGGCGCAAGCGGAAGACTTCGATCGCATCGATGCCGACATCTCGCAGATTGTCGCCGACGCGGTCGACTTCGCCCGCAAATCCCCCGAACCCGATCCCGCCACCGCGCTCGACCACAGTTGGGCCGACCCCATCAATCCGCCGATTCCGGCCACGCCGACCGAAACCGTCGTGGAAGGCTGGTTGAACGCCGTGCGCGACGGCATCGCCGAGGAAATGCGGCGCGATCCGCACATCGTTTACCTCGGTGAAGGCACCGCCCTGCGCGGCGGCACCTTCGGCCACACCAAGAATCTTTACGAGGAATTCGGCCCCGCGCGCATGATGGATATGCCCATCTCCGAACTGGGATATACCGGCGCTTCCATCGGCCTGTCCGTCACCGGCGCCCGCACCATCTGCGATCTCATGATGGGAGATTTCCTCTTCGAGGCCGGCAGCCAGATCGTTCACCAAGCCGGCAAGCTGCGCTACATGAGCAACGGACAG
The window above is part of the Chthoniobacterales bacterium genome. Proteins encoded here:
- a CDS encoding D-lyxose/D-mannose family sugar isomerase codes for the protein MKRSEINAMLREAESCFRQHHWALPPNPRWDITDFGLGNFARCGLTLINLAEEPEYCEKLMYARENQITPAHTHAKKKEDIICRHGRLTLQLWSGHPEAAAQPDRFSIRVNGEERHHAQGGELTLSAGERITLTPGIYHAFWASAPETIIGEVSTANDDANDNFFVDPDIGRFPGIEEDEPATVRLVSEKQS
- a CDS encoding carbohydrate kinase family protein produces the protein MNPQALAGTLTARSGEIPKHRVVTGFDGFVDEMISLVAERKSLERFARVEHIDQFGDLVKAAAGHSSLREIVVTQTDPGGCAVNMGDGLATLGVAVTTFATVGQPVHAAFDAYSRIATLHSWGREPGRTLAFEFADGKLMFSSVSHLAEFTPDYVKQRLAEQDFEKSCRAADLIAFVDWTLYPHMTACWQLLAEQVFAKLEHRPFLFLDLVDPSSRSRADIEAMLEGLPLLNRHCRTTLGLNQNEANILSDILSQPHEKRPEMDGAAGQAKALQGALGIDEVVIHATRFAVLANEDGTAQAPGPYCEKPVKSTGAGDRFNAGYALGLVLHLPPEDRLLLGNATSGAYVRSGTSPSISEVIQLLQNYPQR
- a CDS encoding sugar porter family MFS transporter, whose translation is MEPAARGQIWQRLRPGPVTLQPIQPPMNSSSNTPHPVYGFLVALVAALGAFIFGYDLSLMAGANTIMRQQFNLSEAEFAFATSSGVLGCVAGPFLGAWLCDRFGRKKSLIFASLLLAVNAIFTALAPNMWVFNFFRILGGVGCGICSVASPMYIAEISSPKSRGAMGLMYQVAVVIGALSAGLACYFLALLLPDSVSWRWMFFSQMVAIVCFVGLLFPMPESPRWLAEEGRDEEAGAVLARIGGEDFARQEMTGIRASLQQEEGGWREFWAPGMRSALLVGLLLAFFNNFTGWSGIAMYLPTLFKIGGFPDTADAIMQFVVAYAFMGAVTIGSMFVVDRWGRRPLWNVASVGMCVAMFLAGLVFQYHIKGYAVLAVVMLCAIPHALALGGLPWLMIPEIYPTRIRAKAVSAIVTFLWLTIFLASTIFPLMMSWSRSLVGTEAAAFWVFSGISLLSLLFGKTLLPETRGRTLEEIGDNWLRRGH
- a CDS encoding SDR family oxidoreductase, whose protein sequence is MSTNRLKGRKALVTGSGTGIGREIALEYAREGADVVFHYSRSPGGAHSGVAEAEALGVRASAVQADFNNLDDVRRLADEAVAALGGIDLLVNNAGITMNLPFEQVTPEQFDTLYRVNVRAQFFLTQRLLAPLEQARGVVINLSSVHAYQGMREHSVYAGTKGAIVSYTRELAVELATRGIRVVGLAPGGVWVENTTKAAAGQDLSAQLGSSIPCGFVALPPDIAKVAVFLATGDARYFLGQTLIVDGGTTSWLPFGEQWSQPLEAKFGKGYVPGL
- a CDS encoding SDR family oxidoreductase; translation: MLSSTLSKSTAPDLFQMGGKVVLLTGAAGGFGRALAQGFAQFGASLVLVDQEAMALQALATELETNGTPCLACAADVSVESEVALVTARALEHFNRIDVLLHVAGAAKLSPVTEMSTADFDFTIGSHLRGTFFLVRETGRIMCRQGGGSVVLMSSLASQRALGRGTGPYAAAKAGVNALVRELAVEWAPHNIRVNAVAPCQFRTPGLLAMLADPNFNPGGDLQNRMVSAIPLGRLGEPAELVGPCVFLASEAGSMVTGQVLFVDGGYTAK
- a CDS encoding FadR family transcriptional regulator, which gives rise to MNINSLSRRRTLVDSVVDQVRNNIESGAIKPGDRLPSEFELCDRFGVSRTVIREATRRLQALGLVEVRRGRGLFVGNQDSVRDTVQVIRSSLSVSLADLAKFTDFRNAIESHAARQAALKATAGDVEKLQDLCDRLTSTVEKDEDLEATQRLDIAFHQHIAKIAGNDLLAQILQLVEDMMRKSIVQSTQGQILDPVAIRLLHQKIVDAIRDRDPLRAEQAMREHMEAVQQRLEECARHDKPADLAKS
- a CDS encoding 5-carboxymethyl-2-hydroxymuconate isomerase, producing the protein MKVIRYQKAGSPPQYGSLNDDGTACALAGSIESGFTPTAQTVSGFDLLPPAEPPAIYCIGANYRHHIEECGGMKVPERPLVFMKGINALQAHGKPIRIPRVCSATEVDYECELAVVIGKACKNATRASALDHVFGYTCANDVSARDWQLNLGGGQWCRGKGFDTFLPLGPVLVTADEIPDPNELRLGTILNGQTVQDWNTNDMVFDVAAIIEFLSQDTTLLPGTVIITGTPHGVGMARKPALWLKPGDTVEVEIEKIGRLTNPVQAAN
- a CDS encoding dehydrogenase, whose amino-acid sequence is MKNKKSTPPAPAKEFAGLNREQLLDLYRSMSLLRIFEAEAQKAYRAGEMPGFIHLYIGEEATGVGVCAHLRADDWITSTHRGHGHALAKGVSPREVMAELYGRATGCCGGRGGTMHLYQPKVGLFGTNGFVGGGIPSAVGVGMSAKKRGTDQVSVAFFGDGAVQHATFHESINLAGIQRAPVVFVCENNLYGTATALSDVTANVEIATKAAAYGIPGIAVDGNDVIAVYEAMREAVTRARSGQGPTLIEAKTYRVVGHHEGDPLVGTYRNQEEIDDWLARCPLKTFRDRLIAAGLAQAEDFDRIDADISQIVADAVDFARKSPEPDPATALDHSWADPINPPIPATPTETVVEGWLNAVRDGIAEEMRRDPHIVYLGEGTALRGGTFGHTKNLYEEFGPARMMDMPISELGYTGASIGLSVTGARTICDLMMGDFLFEAGSQIVHQAGKLRYMSNGQISVPVVIRTMHGAMKNTGPHHSGNYQTVWGHCPGLIVVAPSNPGDAKGLFKTALRASDPVIFLEHKMLLSTKGPVPKGEYLIPFGQARVAREGKDITVVAAGQSVIQCLQAAEILGKQGISCEVIDLRTIVPLDIDTIIASVSKTGHLFIADEGFSMFGLGAEIAQQVVESAFDELDAPVGRCHTEPVAIPFSPALERAALLNVERIADAIKATREGRPPVPTRLALNLANKTRPAKPARPPEATGAQPAVEAAAPTPAPPVTAAKAPANGIPVTIPNMDLTVTEARIVAWLKNVGDPVELGEPILQVETDKAVVDVESPASGRLATILVQVDSVAQLKEQVAIIEPA